In the genome of Streptomyces pactum, one region contains:
- a CDS encoding redox-sensing transcriptional repressor Rex produces MATGRTHRPATRSRGIPEATVARLPLYLRALTALSERSVPTVSSEELAAAAGVNSAKLRKDFSYLGSYGTRGVGYDVEYLVYQISRELGLTQDWPVVIVGIGNLGAALANYGGFASRGFRVAALIDADPAMAGKPVAGIPVQHTDELESIIRENGVSIGVIATPAGAAQQVCDRLVAAGVTSILNFAPTVLSVPDGVDVRKVDLSIELQILAFHEQRKAGEGVDHEDQVAAVAPPVSAAPAGPDGPDGRHQGPDGDVPAVMPA; encoded by the coding sequence GTGGCAACTGGCCGAACTCACCGACCGGCGACCCGAAGCCGAGGGATTCCCGAGGCCACCGTCGCCCGGCTACCGCTGTATCTGCGCGCACTGACCGCACTCTCCGAGCGCTCGGTCCCCACGGTCTCGTCCGAGGAGCTGGCCGCCGCCGCCGGGGTGAACTCGGCGAAGCTCCGCAAGGACTTCTCCTACCTCGGTTCGTACGGCACGCGGGGGGTGGGGTACGACGTGGAGTACCTCGTCTACCAGATCTCCCGCGAGCTGGGGCTCACCCAGGACTGGCCCGTGGTGATCGTCGGTATCGGTAACCTCGGCGCCGCGCTCGCCAACTACGGCGGGTTCGCCTCCCGCGGCTTCCGGGTCGCCGCGCTGATCGACGCCGACCCGGCGATGGCGGGGAAGCCGGTCGCCGGCATTCCCGTGCAGCACACCGACGAGCTGGAGTCGATCATCCGGGAGAACGGCGTCTCCATCGGCGTCATCGCGACCCCGGCCGGTGCCGCGCAGCAGGTCTGTGACCGGCTGGTGGCCGCCGGTGTCACCTCGATCCTGAACTTCGCGCCGACCGTGCTGTCCGTCCCCGACGGGGTGGACGTGCGGAAGGTCGATCTCTCCATCGAACTCCAGATCCTCGCCTTCCACGAGCAGCGCAAGGCCGGCGAGGGTGTCGACCACGAGGACCAGGTCGCCGCGGTCGCGCCGCCGGTGTCCGCCGCCCCGGCGGGCCCGGACGGACCGGACGGACGGCACCAGGGGCCGGACGGGGACGTGCCCGCCGTGATGCCGGCATGA
- a CDS encoding glutamyl-tRNA reductase — protein sequence MSLLVVGLSHRSAPVSVLERAALTADQQAKLLQDTLAAEPAAEAAALATCNRIELYADVDKFHAGVAELSTLLAQHCGVGLDELTPYLYVHYEDRAVHHLFSVACGLDSMVVGEGQILGQIKDALALGQELHTAGRLLNDLFQQALRVGKRAHSETGIDRAGQSLVTFGLEQLADGTPVADWAAGKRALVIGAGSMSSLAATTLARAGVGELVIANRTLERAERLAAALSAGPAGDGVAPAGTGTAARAVPMRAVPAELRDADIVVSCTGATGLVLTAEALQLAFGATAAERTAPVALLDLAMPRDIDAAAHRLDGLRLVDIETLAEAAADAPMAADVDQVRGIVSAEVAAFGAAQRAAHITPTVVALRAMAADVVASELARLDGRLPGLDDKQRAEITQTVRRVVDKLLHAPTVRVKQLAATPGGAGYAEALRELFDLDPQAVAAVSRADRHDTNRGQA from the coding sequence ATGAGTCTCCTCGTCGTCGGGCTGAGCCATCGCAGCGCGCCGGTGAGCGTGCTGGAGCGCGCCGCCCTCACCGCCGACCAGCAGGCCAAGCTCCTCCAGGACACGCTGGCCGCCGAGCCGGCGGCCGAGGCCGCGGCGCTGGCCACCTGCAACCGCATCGAGCTCTACGCCGACGTGGACAAGTTCCACGCCGGTGTCGCCGAGCTGTCCACCCTGCTGGCCCAGCACTGCGGGGTCGGGCTGGACGAGCTCACCCCCTACCTGTACGTGCACTACGAGGACCGCGCGGTCCACCACCTGTTCTCGGTCGCCTGCGGCCTGGACTCGATGGTCGTCGGCGAGGGGCAGATCCTCGGCCAGATCAAGGACGCGCTCGCCCTCGGCCAGGAGCTGCACACCGCCGGCCGGCTGCTGAACGACCTGTTCCAGCAGGCGCTGCGGGTCGGCAAGCGGGCGCACAGCGAGACCGGGATCGACCGGGCCGGGCAGTCGCTCGTCACCTTCGGGCTGGAGCAGCTCGCCGACGGCACCCCGGTCGCCGACTGGGCCGCCGGCAAGCGCGCCCTGGTCATCGGCGCCGGCTCGATGTCCTCGCTGGCCGCCACCACCCTGGCGCGCGCCGGTGTGGGAGAACTGGTGATCGCCAACAGGACGTTGGAGCGGGCCGAGCGGCTCGCCGCGGCCCTGTCCGCCGGACCCGCCGGTGACGGCGTGGCGCCGGCCGGCACCGGGACCGCCGCGCGCGCCGTGCCGATGCGGGCGGTGCCCGCCGAGCTGCGTGACGCCGACATCGTGGTGTCCTGCACCGGCGCCACCGGACTGGTGCTCACCGCCGAGGCGCTGCAGCTGGCCTTCGGGGCCACCGCCGCGGAGCGGACCGCACCGGTCGCGCTGCTGGACCTGGCGATGCCCCGGGACATCGACGCCGCCGCCCACCGGCTGGACGGGCTGCGCCTGGTGGACATCGAGACCCTCGCCGAGGCCGCCGCCGACGCGCCGATGGCCGCCGACGTGGACCAGGTGCGCGGAATCGTCTCGGCGGAGGTCGCCGCGTTCGGCGCCGCCCAGCGCGCCGCGCACATCACGCCCACCGTGGTGGCGCTGCGCGCCATGGCCGCCGACGTGGTGGCGAGCGAGCTGGCCCGCCTCGACGGGCGCCTCCCCGGCCTGGACGACAAGCAACGCGCGGAGATCACCCAGACCGTGCGCCGCGTCGTAGACAAGCTCCTGCACGCTCCGACCGTGCGGGTCAAGCAGCTCGCGGCCACCCCCGGCGGTGCCGGGTACGCCGAGGCGCTGCGCGAACTGTTCGACCTCGACCCGCAGGCGGTGGCCGCCGTCAGCAGGGCCGATCGACACGACACGAATAGAGGGCAGGCATGA
- the hemC gene encoding hydroxymethylbilane synthase: protein MNTTASPGTATAPVPPAAAPAPAGDGGTLRLGTRRSMLAMAQSGQVAEAVRRVTGRPVELVEITTYGDTSREHLAQIGGTGVFVSALRDALLRGEIDFAVHSLKDLPTAAAEGLTLAAVPRREDPRDALVARDGLTFAELVAGDRPARIGSGSPRRMAQLNAWARSLGRRIETVPIRGNIDTRLGYVRSGELDAVVLAAAGLTRIGRLGEATELLDPAHVLPAPGQGALAVECAAHNTALAARLAELDDPHTRLAVTAERSLLAALEAGCSAPVGALSDLSSTSGLRWSGGGPMADGQDVTEMRLRGVVGEIDGSSLVQLSTTGPVPASQGEAAALGRELATEMLAKGAAGLMGERAL, encoded by the coding sequence ATGAACACCACCGCCTCCCCGGGAACCGCAACGGCACCCGTACCGCCCGCCGCGGCCCCGGCTCCGGCCGGGGACGGCGGCACCCTGCGTCTGGGCACCCGGCGCAGCATGCTCGCCATGGCCCAGTCCGGGCAGGTCGCGGAGGCGGTGCGCCGGGTGACCGGCCGTCCCGTCGAGCTGGTCGAGATCACCACCTACGGGGACACCTCGCGCGAGCACCTGGCGCAGATCGGTGGCACCGGGGTGTTCGTCTCCGCACTGCGCGACGCGCTGCTGCGGGGCGAGATCGACTTCGCGGTCCACTCGCTGAAGGACCTGCCGACCGCCGCGGCCGAGGGGCTGACGCTGGCCGCGGTGCCGCGCCGGGAGGACCCGCGCGACGCGCTGGTCGCCCGCGACGGTCTGACCTTCGCCGAGCTGGTCGCCGGGGACCGCCCGGCCCGGATCGGCAGCGGTTCGCCGCGCCGGATGGCCCAGCTGAACGCCTGGGCCCGGTCGCTGGGCCGCCGGATCGAGACCGTCCCGATCCGCGGCAACATCGACACCCGGCTGGGGTACGTCCGCTCCGGTGAGCTCGACGCGGTGGTGCTGGCCGCCGCGGGGCTGACCCGGATAGGCAGGCTCGGTGAGGCCACCGAGCTGCTGGACCCCGCCCATGTCCTGCCCGCCCCCGGCCAGGGGGCCCTGGCAGTCGAGTGCGCCGCCCACAACACGGCCCTCGCCGCCCGCCTCGCCGAGCTCGACGACCCGCACACGCGGCTCGCCGTGACCGCCGAGCGTTCCCTGCTCGCCGCCCTGGAGGCCGGTTGCAGCGCACCCGTGGGTGCCCTGTCCGACCTCTCCTCGACCTCCGGTCTCCGGTGGAGCGGGGGAGGCCCCATGGCCGACGGTCAGGATGTCACCGAAATGCGCCTGCGCGGCGTCGTCGGCGAGATCGACGGCTCCTCGCTGGTGCAGCTGTCCACCACCGGTCCCGTACCCGCGTCGCAGGGAGAGGCCGCGGCCCTCGGCCGCGAACTCGCCACCGAGATGCTCGCGAAGGGTGCGGCCGGTCTGATGGGGGAGCGAGCACTTTGA
- a CDS encoding uroporphyrinogen-III synthase, producing the protein MNPTAPNHPGCGHVTFLGAGPGDPGLLTLRAVEALNAADVLIADPQVLDVVRAHVRPSVAADAQGAPQQTHADDASNGAAVPVLRDTANLVMAAARSGKRVVRAVAGDPGLDGNAAEEMLACADGGVAFEVVPGVATAVGVPAYAGVPLRDGSGADVRFVDARTADERCWSEVGSSDGTAVVSATLETVAAAAGELVAAGRKPDTPLTVTVAGTTTRQRTWTATLGTVAQVLKAAKVLPSPDGGQPVIAVVGERSAAERRDQLSWFESKPLFGWNVLVPRTKEQAASLSDQLRSYGAVPSEVPTIAVEPPRTPQQMERAVKGLVTGRYEWIAFTSVNAVKAVREKFEEYGLDARAFAGIKVAAVGEQTAKSLIEFGVKPDLVPSGEQSAAGLLEDWPPYDPVFDPIDRVFLPRADIATETLVAGLIELGWEVDDVTAYRTVRASPPPAETREAIKGGGFDAVLFTSSSTVRNLVGIAGKPHNVTVIACIGPATAKTAEEHGLRVDVLSPEPSVQKLAEALADFGAARRDAAIQAGDPVTRPSERRPGSRRRARS; encoded by the coding sequence TTGAACCCCACCGCCCCGAACCACCCCGGCTGCGGGCACGTCACCTTCCTGGGTGCCGGTCCCGGAGACCCCGGACTGCTGACGCTGCGCGCCGTGGAGGCACTGAACGCCGCGGATGTGCTGATCGCCGATCCGCAGGTGCTCGACGTGGTCCGCGCGCACGTCCGTCCGTCCGTCGCCGCGGACGCGCAGGGCGCACCGCAGCAGACGCACGCTGACGATGCGTCAAACGGCGCCGCCGTCCCGGTACTCAGGGACACCGCCAATCTTGTCATGGCGGCCGCGCGGAGCGGCAAGCGGGTCGTCCGTGCGGTCGCCGGTGACCCCGGCCTCGACGGGAACGCCGCCGAGGAGATGCTCGCCTGCGCCGACGGGGGCGTCGCCTTCGAGGTGGTCCCGGGTGTGGCGACCGCGGTCGGGGTGCCGGCGTACGCCGGTGTGCCGCTGCGGGACGGCAGCGGTGCCGACGTCCGGTTCGTGGACGCCCGCACCGCCGACGAGCGCTGCTGGAGCGAGGTCGGCTCCTCCGACGGGACGGCCGTGGTCAGCGCGACCCTGGAGACGGTCGCGGCGGCGGCCGGCGAGCTGGTGGCGGCGGGCCGCAAGCCGGACACCCCGCTGACCGTGACGGTCGCCGGCACCACCACCCGGCAGCGCACCTGGACGGCCACCCTGGGCACCGTCGCCCAGGTGCTGAAGGCCGCGAAGGTGCTGCCCTCGCCGGACGGCGGTCAGCCGGTCATAGCCGTGGTCGGTGAGCGGAGCGCGGCCGAACGGCGGGACCAGCTGTCCTGGTTCGAGTCCAAGCCGCTGTTCGGCTGGAACGTCCTGGTGCCGCGCACCAAGGAGCAGGCCGCCTCCCTCTCCGACCAGCTGCGTTCCTACGGCGCGGTGCCCAGCGAGGTGCCGACCATCGCGGTGGAGCCGCCGCGCACCCCGCAGCAGATGGAGCGGGCGGTCAAGGGCCTGGTCACCGGCCGGTACGAGTGGATCGCCTTCACCTCGGTCAACGCCGTCAAGGCGGTGCGGGAGAAGTTCGAGGAGTACGGGCTGGACGCCCGCGCGTTCGCCGGGATCAAGGTCGCGGCGGTCGGCGAGCAGACCGCGAAGTCGCTGATCGAGTTCGGTGTGAAGCCGGACCTGGTGCCGTCCGGGGAGCAGTCCGCGGCCGGGCTGCTGGAGGACTGGCCGCCGTACGACCCGGTCTTCGACCCGATCGACCGGGTGTTCCTGCCGCGCGCCGACATCGCCACCGAGACGCTGGTGGCGGGGCTGATCGAGCTGGGCTGGGAGGTGGACGACGTCACCGCGTACCGGACGGTGCGCGCGTCGCCGCCGCCGGCCGAGACCCGGGAGGCGATCAAGGGCGGCGGTTTCGACGCGGTGCTGTTCACCTCGTCGAGCACGGTGCGGAACCTCGTCGGCATCGCCGGCAAGCCGCACAACGTCACTGTCATCGCCTGTATCGGCCCGGCCACCGCGAAGACCGCGGAGGAGCACGGGCTGCGGGTGGACGTGCTGTCGCCCGAGCCCTCGGTGCAGAAGCTGGCCGAGGCGCTCGCGGACTTCGGGGCGGCGCGGCGGGATGCCGCGATCCAGGCCGGTGACCCGGTCACCCGCCCGAGCGAGCGGCGGCCAGGATCGCGGAGGAGGGCACGGAGTTGA
- the hemB gene encoding porphobilinogen synthase yields MSGGTRPDGRYEARYGQFPGARPRRLRVNPAMRRMVAETRLHPAELILPAFVREGLTEPAPLAAMPGVVQHTRDTLRRAAAEAVEAGVGGIMLFGVPEESKKDAVGTPGTDPDGILQVALRDVRAEVGDDLVVMSDLCLDEHTDHGHCGVLDAAGRVDNDATLERYAEMARAQADAGAHVVGPSGMMDGQVRVIREALDGAGHQDVSILAYTAKYASAFYGPFREAVGSSLQGDRKTYQQDPANARESLRELALDLAEGADMVMVKPALPYLDILARIAAEVDVPVAAYQISGEYAMVEAAAANGWIERDRAIMETLTSIRRAGAGLILTYWATEVARRLGREG; encoded by the coding sequence TTGAGTGGAGGGACCCGGCCGGACGGCCGGTACGAGGCGCGGTACGGGCAGTTCCCGGGGGCCCGGCCGCGCCGGCTGCGGGTGAACCCGGCGATGCGGCGGATGGTCGCGGAGACCCGGCTGCACCCGGCGGAGCTGATCCTGCCCGCGTTCGTCCGGGAGGGCCTCACCGAGCCGGCGCCGCTGGCGGCCATGCCCGGTGTCGTCCAGCACACCCGCGACACGCTGCGCCGGGCCGCCGCCGAGGCGGTCGAGGCCGGGGTGGGCGGCATCATGCTCTTCGGCGTGCCGGAGGAGTCGAAGAAGGACGCGGTCGGCACCCCCGGCACCGACCCGGACGGCATCCTCCAGGTGGCCCTGCGGGACGTGCGGGCCGAGGTCGGTGACGACCTGGTGGTCATGTCCGACCTGTGCCTGGACGAGCACACCGACCACGGCCACTGCGGGGTGCTGGACGCCGCGGGCCGGGTGGACAACGACGCCACGCTGGAGCGGTACGCCGAGATGGCCCGGGCGCAGGCCGACGCGGGTGCGCACGTGGTCGGGCCCAGCGGCATGATGGACGGCCAGGTCCGGGTGATCCGTGAGGCGCTGGACGGCGCCGGCCACCAGGACGTGTCGATCCTGGCGTACACCGCCAAGTACGCCTCGGCGTTCTACGGCCCGTTCCGGGAGGCGGTCGGTTCCTCGCTGCAGGGCGACCGGAAGACGTACCAGCAGGACCCGGCGAACGCCCGGGAGTCGCTGCGCGAGCTGGCGCTGGACCTCGCCGAGGGCGCGGACATGGTGATGGTCAAGCCGGCGCTGCCGTACCTGGACATCCTGGCGCGGATCGCGGCGGAGGTGGACGTGCCGGTGGCCGCCTACCAGATCTCCGGCGAGTACGCGATGGTCGAGGCGGCCGCCGCCAACGGCTGGATCGAGCGGGACCGGGCGATCATGGAGACGCTGACGTCCATCCGCCGGGCGGGCGCGGGCCTGATCCTCACCTACTGGGCGACCGAGGTCGCGCGGCGGCTGGGGCGCGAGGGGTAG
- a CDS encoding AMIN-like domain-containing (lipo)protein: protein MRRWGTALAALTLAGAGLVTAAGTAGAATGEATGTKAAAACSTAWGSANKTSADTFYKPLGNIRTGQHDCYDRMVFDIPGASAGKVGYHVGYVDKFYQDGSGEPIPVNGGAILQIFVGAPSYNPADGSVVYPGQAGQPLPGVNIAGYQTFKDTRFGASFEGQTQVAVGTRARLPFRVLQSGDQLIVDVAHTW from the coding sequence ATGCGACGTTGGGGTACTGCGCTCGCGGCGCTCACGCTGGCAGGCGCCGGTCTGGTGACCGCCGCCGGTACGGCCGGGGCGGCGACCGGCGAGGCCACCGGCACGAAGGCCGCCGCGGCCTGTTCCACCGCCTGGGGCAGCGCCAACAAGACCAGCGCGGACACCTTCTACAAGCCGCTCGGCAACATCCGTACCGGTCAGCACGACTGCTACGACCGCATGGTCTTCGACATCCCGGGTGCCAGCGCCGGCAAGGTGGGCTACCACGTCGGCTACGTGGACAAGTTCTACCAGGACGGTTCCGGGGAGCCGATCCCCGTCAACGGCGGCGCCATCCTCCAGATTTTCGTGGGCGCCCCCAGCTACAACCCGGCCGACGGCAGCGTCGTCTACCCCGGCCAGGCCGGTCAGCCGCTGCCGGGCGTGAACATCGCCGGTTACCAGACGTTCAAGGACACCCGCTTCGGAGCCAGCTTCGAGGGACAGACCCAGGTCGCCGTGGGCACCCGCGCCCGGCTGCCGTTCCGGGTCCTGCAGTCCGGTGACCAGCTGATCGTGGACGTCGCCCACACCTGGTGA
- the prcB gene encoding proteasome subunit beta translates to MTTGPRGTGGLPPAFTASASSSFVEFLSAHAPDMLPAHRKLPVPHEGFEAPHGTTVLAAAYADGVLVAGDRRVTMGNLIAHREYEKVFPADEHSAVAIAGTAGIAVELVKLFQLELEHYEKIEGMPLSLVGKANRLTTMVRGNLGLAMQGLAVVPLFAGYDLDKGVGRIFSYDVTGGRTEERGFATTGSGSVYARGSLKKLYREGMSEEEITTVAVQALYDAADDDSATGGPDLTRRLFPLIALVTEDGYRQLGQDEVAGIARAVVDRRGEAPDGPLAPVL, encoded by the coding sequence ATGACTACCGGTCCCCGCGGCACAGGCGGACTGCCGCCCGCCTTCACGGCGTCCGCGAGCTCGTCCTTCGTCGAGTTCCTGTCGGCCCATGCCCCGGACATGCTTCCGGCGCACCGCAAGCTGCCCGTACCGCACGAGGGATTCGAGGCGCCGCACGGGACCACCGTGCTGGCCGCGGCCTACGCGGACGGCGTGCTGGTGGCCGGCGACCGCCGGGTGACCATGGGCAACCTCATCGCGCACCGCGAGTACGAGAAGGTCTTCCCCGCCGACGAGCACTCCGCGGTGGCCATCGCCGGCACCGCGGGCATCGCGGTGGAGCTGGTCAAGCTCTTCCAGCTGGAGCTGGAGCACTACGAGAAGATCGAGGGCATGCCGCTCTCGCTGGTCGGTAAGGCGAACCGTCTCACCACCATGGTCCGCGGCAACCTCGGCCTGGCGATGCAGGGTCTCGCGGTGGTGCCGCTCTTCGCCGGCTACGACCTCGACAAGGGCGTCGGCCGCATCTTCTCCTACGACGTGACCGGCGGCCGGACCGAGGAACGGGGCTTCGCGACCACCGGTTCGGGTTCGGTCTATGCCCGGGGCTCCCTCAAGAAGCTGTACCGCGAGGGCATGTCCGAGGAGGAGATCACCACCGTGGCGGTGCAGGCGCTCTACGACGCCGCCGACGACGACTCCGCCACCGGCGGCCCGGACCTCACCCGGCGGCTGTTCCCGCTGATCGCGCTGGTCACCGAGGACGGCTACCGGCAGCTCGGCCAGGACGAGGTGGCCGGCATCGCGCGTGCGGTGGTGGACCGCCGGGGCGAAGCCCCCGACGGACCGCTCGCCCCCGTGCTGTAG
- a CDS encoding pyridoxal-phosphate-dependent aminotransferase family protein — protein sequence MSDQHLHTVLLDQPPLTAARFAAIERRVAEVMGTAADVIVMQGEALLPLEGAIRSAARPGATALNVITGPYGQTFGGWLRDCGAEVVDIEVPYDTAASAERIATALAEHPGTELVSLVHAEAATGNTNPVAEIGEVVRAHGALLMLDAVASVAAEPLHTDAWGVDLCVIGAQKAMGGPAGVSAVSVGERAWERITANPRAPRRSYLSLLDWKERWIDAGRAALPHAPAQLEMLALEASIDRIEATGGLAASITRHRAAAAATRAGTLALYDGAVPPAERLRPYVTDPLDAAPVATTLRAPDALDARELVAAALAGTPSLPLVAGGGALAREMIRVNHYGPDATPEVVERSLTALADALRATGRDTDADAARTAARAAWAAVAG from the coding sequence GTGTCCGACCAGCACCTCCACACCGTCCTGCTCGACCAGCCGCCGCTGACCGCGGCCCGTTTCGCCGCGATCGAACGCCGCGTCGCCGAGGTGATGGGGACCGCCGCCGATGTGATCGTGATGCAGGGTGAGGCACTGCTGCCGCTGGAGGGCGCCATCCGGAGCGCCGCCCGCCCCGGCGCCACCGCGCTGAACGTGATCACCGGCCCGTACGGGCAGACCTTCGGCGGCTGGCTGCGCGACTGCGGCGCCGAGGTGGTGGACATCGAGGTGCCCTACGACACCGCCGCCTCCGCCGAGCGCATCGCCACCGCGCTCGCCGAGCACCCCGGCACCGAACTGGTCTCCCTGGTGCACGCGGAGGCCGCCACCGGCAACACCAACCCGGTCGCGGAGATCGGCGAGGTGGTCCGGGCGCACGGCGCGCTGCTGATGCTGGACGCCGTGGCCTCGGTCGCCGCCGAGCCGCTGCACACCGACGCCTGGGGCGTGGACCTGTGCGTCATCGGCGCGCAGAAGGCGATGGGCGGGCCGGCCGGCGTCTCGGCGGTCTCGGTCGGTGAGCGGGCCTGGGAGCGGATCACCGCCAACCCGCGGGCCCCGCGCCGCTCCTACCTCTCCCTGCTGGACTGGAAGGAGCGCTGGATCGACGCCGGCCGCGCCGCCCTGCCGCACGCCCCCGCCCAGCTGGAGATGCTGGCGCTGGAGGCGTCCATCGACCGCATCGAGGCGACCGGCGGCCTGGCCGCCTCCATCACCCGGCACCGCGCGGCGGCCGCCGCCACCCGCGCCGGGACCCTCGCGCTGTACGACGGCGCGGTGCCGCCGGCGGAGCGCCTGCGCCCGTACGTCACCGACCCCCTGGACGCCGCCCCGGTGGCCACCACCCTCCGCGCCCCGGACGCCCTGGACGCCCGCGAACTGGTCGCCGCCGCCCTGGCCGGCACCCCCTCGCTGCCGCTGGTCGCCGGCGGAGGCGCGCTGGCCCGGGAGATGATCCGGGTCAACCACTACGGTCCGGACGCCACGCCGGAGGTGGTGGAGCGCTCGCTGACCGCACTGGCCGACGCCCTGCGCGCCACCGGCCGCGACACCGACGCGGACGCCGCCCGGACCGCGGCACGGGCGGCCTGGGCGGCCGTCGCCGGCTGA
- a CDS encoding ArsR/SmtB family transcription factor: MADHERDPRERVLDPERDTEAMKALTHPLRIRLLALLRQHGPATASELAVRTAESSASTSYHLRVLAKHGFVAEAEHRDGRERRWRAVHEVTSWDNRAMGAAPAGRAFLDAVRRRQIEHFERALVEHEEDLAAGRLGEEWFEASAITDLLVRLTPESLTELLRTVSRTVEELTARDRDDPRAGPVVLVTAGLAVAESDPRDRKDTGPSPAAEGDAGSSPAVGGDAGAGSGATGGAGAGRAGHGGAGAGAGAGRGGRDDAGAGDGAGRGAEGAS, encoded by the coding sequence ATGGCCGATCACGAGCGGGACCCCCGGGAACGCGTCCTCGACCCCGAGCGGGACACCGAGGCGATGAAGGCGCTCACCCATCCGCTGCGCATCCGGCTGCTGGCGCTGCTGCGACAGCACGGGCCGGCCACCGCCAGCGAACTGGCGGTGCGCACCGCCGAGTCGTCCGCGTCCACCAGCTACCACCTGCGGGTGCTGGCGAAGCACGGGTTCGTGGCGGAGGCGGAGCACCGGGACGGACGGGAGCGGCGCTGGCGGGCGGTGCACGAGGTGACGTCCTGGGACAACCGGGCGATGGGCGCCGCCCCGGCCGGCCGGGCGTTCCTCGACGCCGTGCGCCGGCGCCAGATCGAGCACTTCGAGCGGGCGCTCGTGGAGCACGAGGAGGACCTGGCGGCCGGCCGGCTCGGGGAGGAGTGGTTCGAGGCGTCCGCCATCACCGACCTGCTGGTACGGCTGACCCCGGAGTCGCTCACCGAGCTGCTGCGCACGGTGTCCCGGACGGTCGAGGAGCTGACCGCCCGCGACCGGGACGACCCCCGCGCCGGCCCGGTGGTGCTGGTGACCGCGGGGCTGGCCGTGGCGGAGTCCGACCCGCGCGACCGCAAGGACACCGGTCCGTCGCCGGCGGCGGAGGGTGACGCCGGTTCGTCACCGGCGGTGGGAGGTGACGCCGGCGCGGGGAGCGGTGCGACCGGTGGCGCCGGGGCGGGGCGTGCCGGGCACGGTGGCGCGGGCGCGGGCGCGGGCGCGGGGCGCGGCGGGCGCGATGACGCGGGCGCGGGCGATGGCGCGGGGCGTGGTGCGGAGGGTGCGTCATGA